The Primulina eburnea isolate SZY01 chromosome 6, ASM2296580v1, whole genome shotgun sequence genome contains a region encoding:
- the LOC140834553 gene encoding uncharacterized protein yields the protein MKAAHNNSEKFTWDSVRSPAAAAIVVAPSQNKGLPRLMVWLLLFVSITYLVYTLKLLSSSHNSCGEDIFVNRHSTIPILEPVSEFVSSSDNVSTPSRLGGGIGIVKTPEDFTEQNRTGLEHVVFGIAASAKLWNKRKEYIKLWWKPEKQMRGIVWLDSRVKTYKNESGSLPDLRISGDTSRFAYKNKQGHRSAIRISRIVSETLRLGMDNVRWFVMGDDDTVFITDNLVRILNKYDHNQSYYIGSLSESHLQNIYFSYGMAYGGGGFAISYPLAKALEKMQDKCIQRYPGLYGSDDRMQACMAELGVPLTKELGFHQYDVYGNLFGLLAAHPVTPLVSLHHLDVVEPIFPNVTQVQALKRLKHPMNLDSAGLMQQSICYHKANGWTLSVSWGFAVQIFRGVLSAREIEMPSRTFLNWYRRADYTAYAFNTRPVMRNPCQKPFVFYMSRAGMESRTNQTVSEYTRHHVPHPVCRWKMANPRDIERVEVYKKPDPHLWDRSPRRNCCRVLSSMTKSLILEVGVCKEGEISEV from the exons atgaaggcagctcataATAATTCAGAGAAGTTTACGTGGGATTCAGTGAGAAGCCCCGCGGCGGCCGCGATTGTGGTGGCGCCGTCGCAAAATAAGGGCTTGCCCAGGTTAATGGTATGGCTTCTTTTATTCGTTTCAATTACCTACTTGGTGTACACACTGAAGCTACTTTCCTCTTCCCATAATTCTTGCGGCGAGGACATTTTCGTCAACCGGCACAGTACTATTCCTATTCTCGAGCCAGTGAGCGAATTCGTTTCATCATCAGACAATGTCTCTACGCCGTCGCGATTGGGCGGCGGAATCGGGATAGTAAAAACTCCAGAAGATTTTACCGAACAAAACAGAACCGGGTTAGAACACGTTGTATTCGGCATTGCAGCTTCGGCCAAGCTTTGGAATAAGCGAAAAGAGTACATTAAACTATGGTGGAAGCCTGAAAAACAAATGCGAGGGATTGTTTGGCTTGACAGCCGCGTGAAAACTTACAAAAACGAAAGCGGAagcctcccagatttgagaatCTCCGGTGACACTTCCCGTTTCGCATATAAGAACAAACAGGGTCACCGTTCTGCAATCCGGATTTCGAGGATAGTTTCAGAGACTTTAAGGTTAGGAATGGATAATGTGCGTTGGTTTGTAATGGGAGATGATGATACTGTGTTCATTACTGATAATTTGGTTCGGATTTTGAATAAATATGATCACAATCAGTCTTATTATATTGGGAGTTTGAGTGAGAGCCATTTGCAGAACATATATTTTTCTTATGGGATGGCGTATGGAGGTGGAGGTTTCGCTATAAGTTATCCTTTGGCTAAGGCTCTGGAGAAGATGCAGGATAAGTGTATTCAGAGATATCCTGGATTGTATGGTTCTGATGATAGAATGCAGGCTTGCATGGCTGAACTTGGGGTTCCTCTCACTAAAGAACTTGGTTTTCACCAG TATGATGTTTATGGGAACTTATTTGGTCTTCTGGCTGCACACCCTGTCACGCCATTGGTTTCTTTGCACCACCTAGACGTTGTCGAGCCAATATTCCCGAATGTCACTCAAGTGCAAGCCTTAAAACGGCTTAAACACCCAATGAACCTCGACTCTGCTGGCCTGATGCAACAATCTATTTGCTACCACAAAGCAAATGGTTGGACTTTATCGGTTTCTTGGGGGTTTGCTGTTCAAATATTTCGTGGGGTTTTGTCAGCTCGTGAGATAGAGATGCCATCGAGGACGTTCTTGAATTGGTACAGAAGAGCAGATTACACGGCTTACGCATTCAACACTAGGCCGGTTATGAGGAACCCATGTCAAAAACCATTTGTTTTCTACATGTCGAGGGCTGGGATGGAATCACGTACAAATCAAACAGTGAGCGAGTACACTAGACATCACGTTCCTCATCCTGTGTGCAGATGGAAAATGGCTAATCCGCGTGATATTGAGAGAGTGGAGGTTTACAAGAAACCCGATCCGCATCTATGGGATAGG TCTCCGAGGAGGAACTGTTGCCGCGTCTTGAGCTCGATGACGAAAAGCTTGATTTTGGAGGTTGGTGTGTGCAAGGAAGGTGAAATTAGTGAAGTATGA
- the LOC140834554 gene encoding homeobox protein BEL1 homolog has protein sequence MADSIGNQNLQAHLVNQLQSFELNPEIYNLSTSGMELLGFPSKNLNHENSSVFWKGFSNKPGNHVSSPSSLKGINGPGNSIEDYKYVLPGINDSSMVSPVNSIVEFSSSRCVLSCEGNETTSKGLSLSLSSSNPSSIGLQSLELIQETDLRFDPSSSRSINMNRQQQYYMMQENFQFGNSKFLGPIQELLNEFCNLGTDTTDSSKQKIQKTSERQDEHAMSKESLYALDHLELQNRTTKLLQMLEEVDRRYKHYCDQMKAVASSFEAVAGNGAATVYSASASRAVSKHFRCLKDGILSQMKATEKAMEDKASGVPGTSKGKTPRLRLLDQALRQQRALFQQTSMMENHPWRPQRGLPERSVSVLRAWLFEHFLHPYPNDIDKHTLARQTGLSRSQVSNWFINARVRLWKPMVEEMYLEEFKDQKPTHDQLVRIHSESLSSILNNPEKNGGKSNKTLENEVKNHCFGGVGNSFGAIELDFSSAAGGGTPTISYAGGGGVSLTLGLYQHGLQSSLFYPRYDMEDCQTVQYSILDGENRIYPTGI, from the exons ATGGCTGATTCAATTGGGAATCAAAATCTGCAGGCTCATTTAGTGAATCAGTTGCAAAGTTTTGAGCTCAATCCAGAGATATACAATTTGAGTACTTCAGGCATGGAGTTACTAGGGTTTCCTTCAAAGAATCTGAACCACGAAAACAGCTCAGTTTTCTGGAAAGGGTTCTCGAACAAGCCTGGAAACCATGTCAGTTCACCTTCTTCTTTGAAAGGAATCAACGGGCCTGGTAATTCTATTGAAGACTATAAATATGTTTTACCTGGGATTAATGATTCTTCAATGGTTTCACCAGTGAATTCTATTGTGGAATTTTCATCTTCGAGATGTGTTTTGTCATGTGAAGGTAATGAAACGACAAGCAAAGGTCTTTCACTCTCTCTCAGTTCATCAAATCCTTCGAGTATTGGTCTGCAATCTTTAGAACTCATACAAGAAACTGATTTAAGGTTTGATCCATCAAGTTCTAGGTCAATTAATATGAATCGACAACAACAGTACTATATGATGCAAGAAAACTTTCAGTTTGGAAACTCAAAGTTCTTGGGGCCTATACAAGAGCTTTTGAACGAGTTCTGTAATCTCGGAACAGATACAACTGATAGCTCAAAGCAAAAGATTCAGAAAACCAGTGAACGGCAGGATGAACATGCCATGTCAAAGGAATCACTTTATGCTCTTGACCACTTGGAATTGCAGAACCGAACGACCAAGTTGCTTCAAATGCTTGAAGAG GTGGATAGAAGGTACAAGCACTACTGCGATCAGATGAAGGCGGTAGCATCATCATTTGAAGCGGTGGCTGGGAATGGAGCTGCGACTGTTTATTCAGCCTCAGCGTCAAGAGCTGTATCAAAACACTTTAGATGCCTTAAAGATGGAATTTTGAGTCAGATGAAGGCCACAGAGAAGGCAATGGAAGACAAAGCTTCTGGAGTACCAGGCACAAGTAAAGGGAAAACACCAAGATTAAGACTTCTTGATCAAGCTTTGAGGCAACAGAGAGCATTATTCCAGCAAACGAGCATGATGGAAAATCATCCATGGAGGCCACAACGAGGCCTGCCAGAGAGATCGGTTTCTGTTCTGCGTGCTTGGCTTTTCGAGCATTTTCTCCACCC GTATCCAAATGATATAGATAAACACACTTTAGCACGCCAAACAGGTCTCTCAAGAAGCCAG GTCTCCAATTGGTTCATTAATGCTAGAGTAAGGCTATGGAAACCCATGGTGGAGGAAATGTACTTGGAAGAATTTAAAGATCAGAAGCCAACACATGATCAGTTGGTTAGAATTCATTCCGAATCTCTATCTTCGATTCTCAACAATCCTGAGAAAAATGGCGGAAAAAGTAACAAAACCCTTGAAAATGAAGTAAAGAATCATTGTTTTGGTGGAGTTGGGAACTCTTTTGGTGCCATAGAATTGGACTTCTCATCAGCCGCGGGAGGTGGAACCCCAACCATATCGTATGCAGGAGGGGGTGGGGTGTCCTTGACATTGGGCTTATACCAGCATGGCTTACAAAGCTCACTTTTTTACCCTAGATATGATATGGAAGATTGTCAAACAGTACAGTATTCAATCTTGGACGGTGAAAACAGAATTTACCCTACAGGAATCTGA
- the LOC140834556 gene encoding BTB/POZ domain-containing protein At1g63850-like encodes MAATTTHIKAQTQPIKPNRRRYRETTITTTGFAALDSTPSTSTSTPCTTQNHHKSRQLDTPIVVSPGNSWCCSASKPPPSLPVETTPTPALVSYPFPLSSPVDLKFRHSPSTMDSYTITNTVNGGPNPAVDNFSSSFSKFNSVLTAGLLNPTSPPPFVDKTRSSPTLFEMMSNEPDCHLKASTLVPNGVVPFENPQSSKLSANPPPQDKKALMQQRLLDLLASRSPGNQFNDMGTGDVKLTLSSKDGVSVSMSVHRQILVAHSRFFALKLNEKWVKQQRSMGPYIVEIADCDDIEVYIESLRLMYCKDLRKRLMREDVPRVLGILKVSSAIEFDAGVLSCLEYLEAAPWAEDEEEKVASLLSELRLEGVGAVEVLKRISVDVTTGVEYGNDNEELLLKLLHAVLEGKDEKARREMKILVTKMLRENSSHTDLRKESLYSACDECLNFLRQYFLKAAEEATQNVGQIARQADNLHWLLDILIDRQVAEEFLKIWASQSELAEAHSKVPVIHRYEVSRVTARFFVGIGKGQLLASKDVRCMLLQTWLVPFYDDFGWMRRASKGLDRHLIEDGLSNTILTLPMPWQREIFLSWFNRFLNAGDDCPNIQRGFQVWWRRAFWRRNGEPEIPRQMRITSASIENS; translated from the exons ATGGCAGCTACCACCACTCATATCAAAGCCCAAACCCAACCCATCAAACCCAACCGCCGCCGCTACCGTGAGACTACTATCACCACCACTGGTTTCGCCGCTTTGGACTCGACACCCTCAACTTCTACTTCCACCCCTTGTACAACCCAAAACCATCATAAAAGCCGCCAGCTTGACACTCCCATTGTAGTTTCTCCAGGCAATTCTTGGTGTTGCTCAGCATCCAAACCGCCACCTTCACTGCCGGTTGAAACCACGCCTACGCCAGCACTAGTGTCCTACCCCTTTCCACTCTCTTCCCCCGTTGATCTCAAATTTCGGCACTCACCCTCCACAATGGACTCCTACACCATCACGAACACTGTCAATGGCGGCCCCAATCCCGCGGTTGATAATTTTTCGTCATCGTTCAGTAAATTTAACTCCGTACTTACCGCTGGCCTTCTCAACCCAACGTCACCCCCTCCGTTTGTGGATAAAACCCGTTCAAGCCCAACCCTTTTCGAAATGATGTCCAATGAACCCGATTGCCACCTCAAAGCCTCGACCCTTGTACCTAACGGTGTTGTTCCGTTTGAGAACCCCCAAAGCTCGAAGCTTTCTGCAAACCCACCGCCCCAAGACAAGAAGGCGCTAATGCAGCAGCGTTTATTGGATCTTCTGGCTTCGAGGAGCCCCGGAAACCAGTTTAATGATATGGGTACTGGCGATGTGAAGCTGACTTTAAGTTCCAAGGATGGGGTTAGCGTCTCTATGAGTGTACATAGACAGATCCTTGTGGCTCATAGCAGATTTTTTGCtttgaaattgaatgaaaaGTGGGTTAAGCAGCAGCGCAGTATGGGGCCATACATTGTGGAGATAGCGGATTGTGATGATATTGAAGTTTATATCGAGAGTCTTAGGCTGATGTATTGTAAGGATTTGAGGAAGAGGCTGATGAGGGAAGATGTTCCACGAGTGTTGGGTATTCTCAAG GTCTCATCGGCAATTGAATTTGATGCTGGAGTGTTGTCTTGCTTGGAGTACTTGGAGGCTGCTCCATGGGCTGAAGATGAAGAAGAGAAGGTAGCTTCCTTGTTATCAGAGCTTCGTCTCGAAGGGGTTGGAGCTGTGGAAGTTTTGAAGAGGATTTCTGTTGATGTTACCACAGGGGTGGAATACggaaatgataatgaagaattGCTTCTCAAGCTTTTGCACGCAGTTCTTGAAGGAAAAGACGAGAAAGCTAGGAGAGAGATGAAAATTTTGGTTACCAAAATGCTTCGTGAGAATTCATCCCACACAGATTTGAGAAAGGAGTCGTTATACTCGGCTTGTGACGAGTGCCTGAACTTTCTTCGGCAATATTTTCTGAAAGCGGCAGAAGAAGCAACACAGAATGTGGGCCAGATAGCCAGACAGGCTGATAATTTGCATTGGCTTTTGGATATATTGATTGATAGACAGGTTGCTGAGGAGTTTTTGAAGATATGGGCATCACAGTCTGAGTTAGCTGAGGCTCATTCGAAAGTGCCGGTCATTCACCGATACGAAGTTAGCAGAGTTACGGCCAGATTTTTTGTTGGGATTGGTAAGGGGCAACTATTAGCCTCGAAAGACGTTAGGTGCATGCTTTTGCAGACATGGTTGGTGCCATTTTATGATGATTTTGGATGGATGCGGAGGGCATCCAAAGGTCTTGATCGACATTTAATTGAAGAtggtcttagcaacacaatatTAACCTTGCCGATGCCCTGGCAGCGAGAGATTTTTCTGTCATGGTTCAATAGGTTTCTTAATGCTGGTGATGATTGTCCAAATATCCAGAGAGGATTTCAAGTTTGGTGGAGAAGGGCTTTTTGGAGGCGAAATGGAGAGCCTGAAATACCTCGACAAATGCGTATCACATCTGCCTCAATAGAGAACTCTTGA